In Acidimicrobiales bacterium, one genomic interval encodes:
- a CDS encoding MFS transporter: MSGVPLMLSSGPRELIRPLADRNIRLLWGAQLTSELGDWSARIALAVLVYSRTHSALATGLVTTASVLPYALLGTVLAAMADRHPRRTVMVIADVVRAVLYGLIALPGVPTAVLLGAALVAGMATPPFEAARSAVRVELVADDRALGSVSALYAMTSQFGVALGFLCGGGLTAILGANTTLGLNAGSFLLSAALISRLRGARDRSAPEASAREHLSAGARALWGDPLLRRCLLLGVVAALAGTVPESLGAVYARGSAGHAGVLLAAGPIAMIVVSPWLPTVGDHARLVRIASGVLLAGALVGLIGFTFGTFFPLALVGWAGAGIGFAVVVPAGPVVARRLPAEGRAAAFGLLQSAMLGGYCVAGAAGGAVAGVIGVLPTCVAVSCLAIAVGGYMTLVRVEPAGDGAVVETEPATEIDIRELPAPEPVLVLADGA, from the coding sequence GTGAGCGGAGTACCTCTGATGCTGTCGAGCGGACCGCGGGAACTGATCCGGCCCCTGGCCGACCGCAACATCCGCTTGTTGTGGGGGGCGCAGCTGACGAGCGAGCTGGGGGACTGGTCCGCCCGGATCGCCCTCGCCGTCCTCGTCTACTCCCGGACCCACTCCGCCCTGGCGACCGGGCTCGTCACCACCGCCTCGGTCCTTCCCTACGCGCTGCTGGGAACGGTGCTGGCGGCCATGGCCGATCGCCACCCCCGCCGCACCGTGATGGTCATCGCCGACGTGGTGCGGGCCGTGCTCTACGGCCTGATCGCCCTGCCGGGAGTGCCGACGGCGGTGCTGCTCGGCGCCGCCCTCGTGGCCGGGATGGCCACACCCCCCTTCGAAGCCGCCCGCTCGGCGGTCCGCGTGGAGCTGGTGGCCGACGACCGGGCCCTGGGCTCGGTCAGCGCCCTGTACGCGATGACGTCCCAGTTCGGGGTGGCCCTCGGCTTCCTCTGCGGCGGTGGGCTGACCGCCATCCTCGGCGCCAACACGACCCTCGGCCTCAACGCCGGCTCGTTCCTCCTCTCGGCCGCGCTGATCAGCCGGCTGCGGGGCGCACGGGACCGGTCGGCGCCGGAGGCCAGCGCCCGCGAGCACCTCTCAGCAGGCGCCCGGGCCCTGTGGGGTGACCCGCTGCTCCGCCGCTGCCTCCTGCTCGGCGTGGTGGCGGCGCTGGCCGGCACGGTCCCCGAGTCGCTGGGGGCCGTCTACGCGCGGGGGTCGGCGGGCCACGCCGGCGTCCTGCTCGCCGCCGGTCCCATCGCCATGATCGTGGTCAGCCCCTGGCTGCCGACCGTGGGGGACCACGCCCGCCTGGTCCGCATCGCCAGCGGGGTCCTACTCGCCGGCGCCCTGGTCGGCCTGATCGGCTTCACCTTCGGCACCTTCTTCCCCCTGGCCCTGGTGGGCTGGGCGGGGGCGGGCATCGGCTTCGCGGTCGTGGTCCCCGCCGGCCCCGTCGTCGCCCGCCGGCTCCCCGCCGAGGGCCGGGCGGCGGCCTTCGGCCTGCTGCAGTCGGCCATGCTCGGGGGGTACTGCGTGGCCGGGGCCGCCGGTGGCGCCGTGGCCGGGGTCATCGGCGTGCTGCCGACGTGCGTGGCCGTCAGCTGCCTGGCCATCGCGGTCGGCGGCTACATGACCCTGGTCCGGGTCGAGCCCGCCGGGGACGGGGCCGTCGTGGAGACCGAGCCCGCCACCGAGATCGACATCCGCGAGCTCCCCGCTCCGGAGCCGGTGCTGGTCCTGGCCGACGGGGCGTGA